GAGTGAGGCATGGGCAACTAGGGCGCTGGGCCACATTCAACCATATAAGATTACTATTTTGCTTATTATCTAATActtaatatatattaatatatagaaaaaattctATTAATATTTGGATGTATATCTATACACCTATGATTCCACGTGATCCCGCCCCTGACCAAGAGTCGCTCGGCCGGGCGCTGCAGCATGTGCCCTCCTCCGGCAAAGGGAATTGGCGAAATAAATAGGGCGCTGAATTGATGATATAGATTATAAACACTGCTATTTAATACGTCACACAAAAAGTGCAGCATGTAGCTTTTTGGAATTTGAATTATGAAGAATTTCTCAACCCTGACTCTCACATCAGGATTGAattgatttttgaaaattttaaaattaactaCATTCCAAATGTCATAGCCCGTGAGCTAGATcttttgtattttctttttttatgttgttatttttttaCCATGTGCATTGGAgctataaaaaactaaaaataaactCTTATATATTTATACCGTTTTAATAGAATAATAAGAGTCGATAAAACTTTACTCGTCTAAAAAACTAGATTTCAAACGTAACCTCAAACTCAGACGAGAAAACTTTTGAGATCTCTCTTATCTTATCCGGAGAGGGTCCACTTGCCAGTCTCTCAAAAACCCGAAGGCTGCATCCTGCACGGCAGCACAGCACCGCGGCTCGTCGACGAGGTAGCAATGGTGGGCCGGAAGCCGATGCGCCGTCGCCGACCCGAGcggcctccgccaccgccgccttctCCGGCCTTCGGCGCCACGGCTCGGCCGACCTCcccccgctcctcctccaccaccacctccgccgccgcggtcgCCGCCGACCTGGACGAGCTGCTCCTCACGGCCCCGCCGCCGTTGGCCTCGGAGCCGCGGAGCTTCCCGTTCTCTGTGAAGCAGCAGTGCTGGGAGAAGGCGGAGCGAGTGCCCGGGCGCGACCCAGAGAGGTGGCGCCGCGACGAGCTCGGCAACGTCGTCTTCCGCAAGTTCGTCGGATGCCCCGGCTGCCTCTGCCACGACTACGACCACATCGTCCCCTACTCCAAGGTATCAGCCCCCGACTGAAATCGTAAACCAGCCCCCTCCTCTTCTGTTTGTTTGCTTCGGGACAGTAGTACAGCAGCTTTGATGTTACATGGCTCAGCAGCGTCTAgcatttgaataattttagtgcTTTTAGATGGTATGTGGTTTTGTGGTGACTTGTATCAGCATATCACTGATCCTGTTAAATTTACAGGGCGGAAAGAGCACACTGGAGAATTGCCAGGTTTTGCAGGTACAGGCATATCTATTCTGCTATTCAATCActcttcttgtcattgttgtttTGAGAATTATTCGAACAGCCTTCTGTTAATCCAAAAATGTGCAAATTTACAGCAAGATAATGGGAACTGAACTTCCCATACTATGTCCACTCGTTTGCATGTGATTCGTGTAAACTGAACTTCCCATACTATGTCCACTCGTTTGCATGTGATTCGTGTAAGCATGCTTCTTTATTCAGGGGCGGACCAATCAGAGTAGgagcatgattatgattttcacTTACTATTGACATAGTAAATTAAATTGTGCGTGAATGAAACACTTTGCCAGTGTGATCTTGTTGGAAAAACAATATGACAAGTAGTATGATTAGTGTGCTGAACGTTTTTACAAGTCACGGCACACATCTGATGACTGATGTAGAGATTCCTGCTTGCAGGCTACAGTGAATCGATCTAAAGGGAACAAGACTGAGGTATCCAAATCCGAGCTCATACAGAAAAGTGCATATTGTAGGGTTTCTGGTAAGTGATATCTATCTTAAACGGGCTTTGTTTTAGTGAAGTATTTAGTTATTCGGGTACTCAGCTTACTAAGTAACCTTTTCTGGTATCTGCAGGACGGGATATGGATCTTGTTGAACTATCTGCCTATGGGAATGTCCGGCGAGGGCCAGATTCAGGGGGCTGTAAAATCCAATGAAGGATATTTATCTGAAGAGTGATGCTAATCAATTTCAAGTAGTTGCCTGAAATCTGAGCGGAACAGCTTGGTTAAGGGTTGTGTCAAATATGTCCAATTCTGTCTGTATTGTGTAGCTTGATACTTCAAGTGATTTATCCGAGAAAATAATTCTGCTATTTTGGAGTCAATGATCATTAGTTCGATTCCCTTCCCACAAACCACAGATTATGTGGGTTATTTGTCTGGATTTTCCGAGATTTGAACATGTGTGGATTGTGAGCCTTACGATGATTACACTGGTCAATTGTCCCCAACCTCCCAAGGAAAATACCTGTTCTTTTTAGTCCATAATATCTGTAGCATGGAAAGTTTATCATCGTATGATTTATCTGGAAACACTAATGACAGTGCAAACTGTACCTAGGGTGATGGTTCAGTTCGACTTGTTGGGATCCTGACAAATAACAACTGATAAGTTGTGTGTTCAGTTTCAATGTTTTGTGGTATCGTATATACTTATAAAATTCTGGTtgattatttttgtaaatactTTATCGATATCACCATGTATTCGAGAAACTTTTGCAATCGCCGTCCACTTTCCGAGGATTGACTATCAGGAATGTTCTATGAGTTGTTTCAAGTTAGTTGTGCTTGACAGGAAGATGTCCAAAGATTCCAACTCCTGATTTAAGGCATCATTCTTTTGACATTCCATACCCAAATTTGAAAGTGTGGTCTTCTCAAACATGTAGCAATTCATTTGCTTTAATTGTGACATCACAATTATGCCCATTTCTTTTACTTTTCTACATACTTTTGTTTGTAGGAGTGTGTACCCAGATACTGCAATCTTTCCACATGAATTGATCGGTCTAACATTTGTATCCACAGATGTATGAGTGGATGAAGATGCATGGGGTTGTATGATCTTAAGTGGCTACACACAAAGAAGCAATATCCAGATCTAAGCCATCATCATGCCACTGAAGCGACAATGACTCGTATTATCCTGAGATTTTTTTTAGTACGTCTTGAAATCTTTACCGTTTTATATCACTCTTTAGGGCCTATTTGTTTAGCCTTCTGCTTCTCGTTTTTTTGCTGctagaagctcaaacaaacgaGATTGCTGAAAAGTGGCTTCTAGAGAAATCAAaagcctgtttctgaggaaatgaactagaagctgagagtagtttttctgtcttttgatgtgctaagaagctaaaaatttattataaaagccAACAGTTAAAATCCAAAAGCAGTctttcagaaaaaccaaaagcataatttttcaaaaaagtcaaaagcaaaagcccaaacaaacaggcaCTTAAACTTCAAACCTGAGTAGGATTTCATGCTCGTTCAGAATTAGAGTTTAGCGTAACTGATCTCATGTTTTCTGTCATTTTAAATAACACAAAATGTATTGTATTGCTGTCATTGAGTGATAGTGTGAACAGATCTGTGCTTAATATATTAAGATAGTCAATAGTCATGGGCTCATGGCATATCTGTTTTTGTACACTTATAGGTTGTTGAGTAAATAAATTGGTCAACAGTAGTCAGTGTTGTTGACATCCATGAGGCCATACATATATTTTGCCATGTGAAATCTAGATCTGAATATAACATGCTAAATTTGTTTTTaccttaaaaaaagaaatgtgCTAAGATATTGCCCTCATAGTTTTGCCATTATACCAAAAATAACGTGTTGTATAGAGTGTTTTTCGAGAATAGTGTGCTGCAAGTGTTGCCTTCAGATTAGAAACCCAAACTTCAAAGTTTCTTTTCATTATCAttttcatttattgtttacaCATAGATAAGGCTGGAATTAAAATATTTGCTGTAGTCAAACACTCAAGAGAACTATCAGCTTAGACCAACTTGTTTAGCAGCTTATTTTGTTTCCTGTTTTTGAGGATGACATGCCCAGTGCCCACTGCTCTAACTGTGTCCGTGGTGGGTATGTTGATATCTCAC
The nucleotide sequence above comes from Phragmites australis chromosome 4, lpPhrAust1.1, whole genome shotgun sequence. Encoded proteins:
- the LOC133916833 gene encoding uncharacterized protein LOC133916833 produces the protein MVGRKPMRRRRPERPPPPPPSPAFGATARPTSPRSSSTTTSAAAVAADLDELLLTAPPPLASEPRSFPFSVKQQCWEKAERVPGRDPERWRRDELGNVVFRKFVGCPGCLCHDYDHIVPYSKGGKSTLENCQVLQATVNRSKGNKTEVSKSELIQKSAYCRVSGRDMDLVELSAYGNVRRGPDSGGCKIQ